The genomic stretch CAAACTCTACATGggatattactgtactgtagttctaTTTCTGTAGAGGCaaaaacattttttagggggggtgtCGTGAAATACATGCTTTGAATTGGCACATCCGAACTGGCAAATTCCATGTAAACACAATAATTATAAATGACATTGTTCACTTTATTACTGTATTAAAAGTGTTTATCTATACATCTTCAAAAAACCAAATCAGTTTGTGAACCATGGTGGTGGCCTGGGTGCTTAATAAAATAGCTGTGGCAAGTCGGATCAGTCCTTTAAAATAACCCACACAACATATTGCTGTTTATATAACATGTTTCTTTTCATTATGCACTAATACAGCTAAAAATGAATTCACCTCACTACTGGATACCAATCTATTCTTTAATTCGTTTTTTGGGGGAAATGGTGACCTCTTACAAGACCCAAGTGAAAGAGAAGGTAAGAGACTATGATGGTCTCTATCAAACCTCTACATGATGGTCTCTATCAAACCTCTACCTCAATCGAACCAGTGGTCCCATGTAGCACTCCCATACTGAAGGCTAGAGGATTATCCTAGGTAATTCCTGGTTTCCTGTCTGTAACACACCTCACCATTGTGCCCATCTACCCCCCACCAAACACACCTCGGCACAGTAGGCGCCATTAAGACCCCTCCCAGAGGTAAATTACAAGCGTAggaataaaaaacaacaacacacaaattAGACAAAGAAGGCGCTGTGGTAGAAAGGCCGTCACAGACTTGAGGCCCTCTTCCTGGCCTCAGCGTCACTTGTGTTAGATGAGACTCGCACTttattctttgttgttattctcttcTCTACAACTTGTCAGCGAACTAGCCAAGAGAGCTGTGTAAACCTTCTGGCCGGCAATAATGTTCACTCATTGGAAGGGTTAGAGAAGGGGATGAGGTTTCCCCGTGATGGGGGTACCAGCCAAGGCAGGTAGTAGTCAACGTAGGCTTCTGCTGGACCTCCCTCCACCTTACTGGCTGCGTTTGGCTTGTGCATCCTCCTCTGTGGCAATCTTCCCGGATCCTGGAAAAGATTAGACAAGGGAGCATTCACTTTTTGGGTTTGAGTCTCAACCTATTAGCTCAATTCAAAGGGTAGTACTCAAAATATTACTGTATGTACTCATTTCCCCCATACCTGTGCTTTCTGTAGGTTGTTGAGGTGAAGTGGGCTTAGCCAGCTGTTGGGACTGTCTACATGGTAAACAGAGTGGATTTACAGGTTAGCGTTGCCCAGTCTAGGTATTTtttataaccacacacacagccatgcacaCATGGACACAAACAGAAGAATATTCCAGAGGGTACAGCACTCACCTGTCAAAGTAGGCTTGTCTCCTCCTTCGCAGTTCCTCGGCTGAGAGTTTCTCACTCTGAGGTGTTCCTACTGCAGTACTCCCTGGTGCCTGGTCTGACGATGTTGTCTTGGCAATAAGCCCCCCTTTCGGCATTGAATTATCGCTCATTACTGGCCCTAGGCAGacaaagacaaaatgacagataTCAGTGTCAAGatacttttttaaaaatcataTTGTCACACATGGTGCAAAATGCATAATGACTGTGTTAGTAGTCTGTTCATTTATACAGTTCTAAATCAGGAAATGTATCATGAATCGATTTAGTGTGTGATATTCTGGGTGATTTTTAACTGTTGCTTACCCAATACAGCCTTACCCTGCATGCTGAGCTGTATGGCCCTGCGAAGGTCAGCCTCTTCATCTTCCACCTCCATGTCCTGTCTACTCAGGGCCAGGGCCTTCCTcagctcctcctcatcctcttccacCACACCCTCTTCCATGCCAGGGCCTGTCTCCAGCACACTACCCTGCCCTGATGATCTGCTGCTCAGGGTGAAAAGCATTGTGGGGGTTCATTCTCTCCCCTTAGAAAATACAAATGACTCTAGATGTTTAAGTTCGAGATGTTACATCAATCTGACAGTATGGGTGAATGGTGGTCATTTGTGATCTGGAGCCTACTCTCTGTAGGCCTACTCTTTCTCTCTTACCCCATGCCACTACTCGACTGAGCCTTGTCCTCTCCAATCAGCTTTGGTCTCTCTTGCTGCTGCACCTTCATGATCCCCAGTATCTGCTCTGCTTCACACTCTGGGAGATTTCCTCGGATCACAAATATGGAATACCCTGCAAAAAGACAGGCCTTCTTTGACCAACTAGCAAATCTGAGAAATCAACAGCACAAAAATTTAAACAAAATCACATATGTCAGGTTGTTTTACCTTCTTGTTGTAACTGTGCAAGGAAGAGAGCTAAGTATGTGTCTGATATCAGCTCTGGTCCAGTCAATAATGAATTCAAATTAAACCACTGCAATGACATATAGGGTTAAATCAAGAGGCTATATCATCTGTCCCAGACGGCTGAAGTTATATAAATTATTaaattatataaattatacaagttttttaaaatcacaatttataCCTGTTGCCCAAGTTTTCGTATTGTAAACCAGTGCTCCTTGTAGTTGCATATAAATGCCTTTTCATTTCTGAAACATGAGGACATTATTTCAATTGATGTGCCAAGAGGATATAGACCATCCAATACATTTGTAAGTAAAATTTCAAGGCAGGAACTTGAAGATTTGTATCACATCCAGTGTGATTTTTACATTGGGTTTATCATAAGCCTCTGGTACTCTCGACTGTTGAAGAGGGTCAGCTCCAAACCCCACACTGATAACGCATTGCTGATAACCTGATGGAGAAAATCACAGAATAGTGTTATCATGAGGTAATCTTGATATGCTGTTTATTTGTTTTATAGTTCTACTTTTTCATCCCTCAACCccaattattatgattattatgtgTTCATTGGTTGCACTAATTCCACTGTTTATTTACATAACCTGGGGTACGTTCAGTTCGGTTCAGCGTTTGCTATGTTGAGTGACAGTTTGTACTGAACAACACGTTTCCCCAAAACGGTGGGCACCGTTCTTCAACAGCCTTTGTGGTACATTTGCTCCCATTTGATGGGTGTGGCTTGATCAATATGGGTGTGAAACCATTTGAAATTGCAAAACGTCGTGCAGAACACCATGCACAATCTTCCTCTGGGCCACCATAATTcttcaactggtcgttcagtacagtACCGTTTCCGTTGAATTAAACGTTGAACACCACACCCCTGGTTCAAGCATTCATTATGtaaccctgaagaaggcactgaATGCAGAACCGTTTGCGACTTTCTTTTTATATAGTGTTATCATAAGGATCAGGATACATTACTTATcagatacatttttcatatattTCAACTTATAATGCATGAGTTGGCTTTCTTACTCACTTGTATAGAAAAGAAACCACTGTCATCCATGTTACCAGATGGTTGCTGCAAATACATAAAAATTAAGAGCATTAGCTCACATTCTAAAAGCCAATAATAAACAACTGCATTATGTATCATAACAAGTCCAAGACCCCTCCCTTACCTGTAAAAACGTTCTGTACTCCTCACTACCCATACCACCCTCCGCCATCCTCATCCTTTCCTCCTCATCCAGTTGATGGGCAATGGACGATAGGTCAACGGGGGTAAAATACTCGCCTTGCAGAAGGTTGTTAAGACAATGCTGAGCACACAGGGAGCCCTCTTGCTGTAAATAAGAATACATGCATAAATCAAACTTGTACCAGGCACTGCTAGAAAATGTGTCAACAGCAGCTacttagctggctagttagctagctacaacgTACAAATAATTCGCACATTATTACCAGTTAAAAGTCggtaacgttagttggctagttATATAGGTAGGTTACACGATCTTCACATTTGACAACATATGTTAACTAGAAACTGGGACAAATATAACttatcagctagctagctatcaataGCAATCGGTCTGGTAATAAGGCAAATCCCTCCAGCTACTTCAGATGTACTTTTGCGCaatttagctagcaagctagtttAAAACGAGCAGAATACACATTATGTGAACTTAATAATCGAAAGAAAACAGACAAGCTTACTTTCTCATGAAAGATAGACTCCATGTTTAAATGTACTGCTAAACATTACACTCTGACCTTCGACCATGCTGTGTTCAGGACGGAACAGCCAATCAGCTCTCAGTATTCGTTTGTTATTGTTTACACTAGCGAGATAGATTGTTGCGATACAGATAGCTATGAAGTAACACGAATATATATAACAAGACACGTCTTAGTGTAAAATCAGATAAATTAATACTACCTGTGTATTATATCTAGTTAgcatttatttaaataaaaatgtttgagGCGAGGTcagagatattagagaaaggCAATGAATGGAGATAAGACCCCATTCAAAAGACTGTCTTTCAATAGCGTTCACGTTGTCATActgcgtcacgcggttgctaaacTAATCGTCATGCAATCCCCTTCTCAGAGTCAGGTTATTAGTCGATAAACctgcctattttcctcgaaattatgtaatgtcacgattctaatgctatacgatattacagaaaataagttaattatctcacatctcgggaaatatttgtaatgttgtacttcttgttcacgaaattcatgctaatgttgggtttttgagctagcacccaattgactcccattcactccttgaaggagtgctctccttgtcccagaatcgcccAAACTGCACCACATAGATGACACATGGGCAACGTTCACAATTGGCGTTAATATGATTCCAATggcgtttcccatctcctcaaaagtatctctgGCCAGGTCGAGGACCAAAAAGAACTCCAGAGCCAGAACGTCTCCCTGGCAACAACAGTTTTACGGCATATGGAATATGGTGGAAGGTGGAAGAACGTTAAACGGACAGGACCTCAGTAAGGTATGGTATATTTATGCTCTAAATGAAATTTGTATAGATTAcaccaatgactgtatatatgaagGATTACACGCGTATTTAATTGTCACGTTCCATTTCATAATTTACTGAAGATATGGTTTCACACTCATATTTGAAAGGTGTTTTACTTGGTGGGCGCTCTACGCACCCCtcgctagcttgctagctaactgcTGGCCACATTTGCTAGTTAACTAATGTTGCAATAACTATTTTGGTGGGCGTCACGTTAGATAGCTAGTTAGTAAAGAtacgctacatgaccaaaagtatgtggacacctgcaccctgaagaaggcacagtgatgctgaaacgttggtgtgtttttacccAATACATTACTGGGAGGTTATACATATGGAGTGTGCGACTCTTTGgttttatagcttacagtttattcaccgttagtcagcacctctacactaaatcattttctctgggtgtgcgccagctcatgctttttattagacacctgctcatcgaacatctcattccaaaataatgggcattaatatggatttggtcccccccctttgctgctataacagtctccactcttctaggaaggctttccactagatgttggaacatttctgtggggacttgcttccattctgccacaagaacattagtgaggtcgggcactgatgttgggcgattaggcctggctcacagtctgcgttccaattcatcccaaaggtgttcgatggggttgaggtcagggctctgtgcaggccagtcaagttcttccacaccaatctcgacaaaccatttctgtatggacctcgctttgtgcacggggtcattatcatgctgaaacaggaaagggcctttcccgaactgttgccaaaaagttggaagcacagaatcgtctagaatgtcattgtatgctgtagcgttaatatttcccttcaccggaactaagaggcctagccatgaaaaacagcctgttatgatgagtttctggtattgagaagttcaagatgcaagaatttacttagacattctgtggagattttataccaagtatttattggatCACGAGCCGTgagttcatctaacaaacggacatagcTCTGCCCTTTGTCATTTGAACTGCCCCTACACACAAATCTCGACTCCTTTATACTCTTGGTTATCcttcctttcacatacatctggcaaccatcataggcactccctttctctgttgttattaccctTTGCCCCAGGTCATTATATCCTTTCCATCAATCATACTACcataaacatcactaatctcctttgacataaggaatgtagacttcatggccccaaaccaattatctcgtaactctacctcggtcctcacaatactatgaaatgacatcattacacagccccagaccattattcctcctccaccaacctttacagtttgcactatgcattggggcaggtagcgttctcctggcatccgccaaacccagatttgtccgtcggactgccagatggtgatgcgtgattcatcactccagagaacgcgtttcactgctccggagtccaatggtggcaagctttacaccagtccagccgacgcttggcactgcgcaaggtgatcttaggcttgtgtgcggctgctcagccatggaaatccatttcatgaagctccagacgaacagttattgtgctgacattgctccgagaggcagtttggaactcggtagtaactgttgcaaccgaggacagacatttTTATGCacaacgcgcttcagcacttggtggtcccgttttgtgagcttgtgtggcctaacaaTTCGCGGCTGAACTGTTGTTACTCTTagaggtttccacttcacaataacagcacttacagttgactggggcagctctagcagggcagaaatttgacgaactgacttgttggaaaggtggcatcctatgacgatgccacgttgaaagtaaagccagtctactgccaatgtttgtctatggaggttgcatggctgtgtgcacaatttttatacacctgtcagcaacggatgtggctgaaatagcctaatccactcatttgaaggggtgtccacatacgtttgtgtatatatatatgtatgtctgGTAATTGAATTGTGTTCACACAGCTAGCTAGTGAAGATGTTCTTATTGCTAGTTAGGTACGTTGTCACACAGCAATTGAGAATATTTGTTGTCAGGATCTgtgttactgtagctagctagctaacgttaactaatgTTATAGTTATCTGCTTGAGTGTGGTTTTTGGGTGCATGATGTCGAGGTTTGCTTCTGCACCAATGTAACTTAGCTAGCGTGAGTctcccggtgtgtgtgtgtgtgcctgttagCGTGAAATacactatgatcccttattgatatcacttgctaaatccacttaaatcagtgtagatgaaggggaggagagggtttaaataaggattttaaagccttgagacaattgagacatggattgtgtatgtgtgccattaagaggctgaatgggcaagacaaaatatttaagtgtctttgaacgaggtatggtagtaggtgccaggcacactggtttgtgtcaagaactgcaacgctgctgggtttttcaagctcaacagtttcctgtgtgcatcaagaatggtccaccacccaaaggacatccagccaacttgacacaactgtgggtagcatttggagtcaacatgggccagcatccctgtggaatgctttcgacaccttgccccgacgaattgaggcagtTCAATATTGGCAgctgtccttaatgttttgtacactcagtatgtaataaataaataaatatgtgtgtgtgtgtgtgtgtatgtatgtatgtatgtgtatatatatatatatatatatatatatatatatatacatacacacacacacacacacacacactaccattcaaaagtttggacacctactcattcaagggtttttctttatttttactattttttacattgtataataatagtgaagacatcaacactatgaaatgacacatggaatcatgtagtaaccaaagaagtgttaaaaatatcaaaatatattttatatttgagattcttcaaatagacaccctttgccttgatgacagctttgcacactcttggcattctctcacccagcttcatgaggtggtcacctgtaatgcatttcaattaacaggtgtgccttgttaaaagttaatttgtggaatttctttccttcttaatgcgtttgagccaatcagttgtgttgtgacaaggtaggggggtatacagaagatagccctatttggtaaaatggACTAGGTCttttatgtcaagaacagctcaaataagcaaagagaaacgacagtccatcattactttaagacatgaaggtcagtcaatatgaacaatttcaagaactttgaaagtttcttaaagtgcagtcgcaaaaaccatcaa from Coregonus clupeaformis isolate EN_2021a chromosome 29, ASM2061545v1, whole genome shotgun sequence encodes the following:
- the atxn3 gene encoding ataxin-3 isoform X2, translating into MESIFHEKQEGSLCAQHCLNNLLQGEYFTPVDLSSIAHQLDEEERMRMAEGGMGSEEYRTFLQQPSGNMDDSGFFSIQVISNALSVWGLELTLFNSREYQRLMINPINEKAFICNYKEHWFTIRKLGQQWFNLNSLLTGPELISDTYLALFLAQLQQEGYSIFVIRGNLPECEAEQILGIMKVQQQERPKLIGEDKAQSSSGMGRSSGQGSVLETGPGMEEGVVEEDEEELRKALALSRQDMEVEDEEADLRRAIQLSMQGPVMSDNSMPKGGLIAKTTSSDQAPGSTAVGTPQSEKLSAEELRRRRQAYFDRQSQQLAKPTSPQQPTESTGSGKIATEEDAQAKRSQ
- the atxn3 gene encoding ataxin-3 isoform X1, with the translated sequence MESIFHEKQEGSLCAQHCLNNLLQGEYFTPVDLSSIAHQLDEEERMRMAEGGMGSEEYRTFLQQPSGNMDDSGFFSIQVISNALSVWGLELTLFNSREYQRLMINPINEKAFICNYKEHWFTIRKLGQQWFNLNSLLTGPELISDTYLALFLAQLQQEGYSIFVIRGNLPECEAEQILGIMKVQQQERPKLIGEDKAQSSSGMGRSSGQGSVLETGPGMEEGVVEEDEEELRKALALSRQDMEVEDEEADLRRAIQLSMQGKAVLGPVMSDNSMPKGGLIAKTTSSDQAPGSTAVGTPQSEKLSAEELRRRRQAYFDRQSQQLAKPTSPQQPTESTGSGKIATEEDAQAKRSQ
- the atxn3 gene encoding ataxin-3 isoform X4 is translated as MITLFCDFLHQVISNALSVWGLELTLFNSREYQRLMINPINEKAFICNYKEHWFTIRKLGQQWFNLNSLLTGPELISDTYLALFLAQLQQEGYSIFVIRGNLPECEAEQILGIMKVQQQERPKLIGEDKAQSSSGMGRSSGQGSVLETGPGMEEGVVEEDEEELRKALALSRQDMEVEDEEADLRRAIQLSMQGKAVLGPVMSDNSMPKGGLIAKTTSSDQAPGSTAVGTPQSEKLSAEELRRRRQAYFDRQSQQLAKPTSPQQPTESTGSGKIATEEDAQAKRSQ
- the atxn3 gene encoding ataxin-3 isoform X3, which codes for MESIFHEKQEGSLCAQHCLNNLLQGEYFTPVDLSSIAHQLDEEERMRMAEGGMGSEEYRTFLQQPSGNMDDSGFFSIQVISNALSVWGLELTLFNSREYQRLMINPINEKAFICNYKEHWFTIRKLGQQWFNLNSLLTGPELISDTYLALFLAQLQQEGYSIFVIRGNLPECEAEQILGIMKVQQQERPKLIGEDKAQSSSGMGRSSGQGSVLETGPGMEEGVVEEDEEELRKALALSRQDMEVEDEEADLRRAIQLSMQGKAVLGPVMSDNSMPKGGLIAKTTSSDQAPGSTAVGTPQSEKLSAEELRRRRQAYFDR